ATCAAACTCGACCTGGCACAATTTTCCATCCTCACACCCTACCCGGGAACGAATCTTTTTGCGAGATTATTGAAAGAAAATCGTATCTTCAATTTTGACTGGTCTAAATATGATGCCGGCAATGCGGTATTTAAACCATTGAAGATGACTGCTGAAAAATTGAAAGAAGAGGTGGATAAATTGTGGCGGGAATTTTACCGGTTCGACGAAATCCTTTACCGATTATTAACCTTGGGTAAAAGATTGCCCATTCAGATTTTGCCTCTGTTGCTTTTGAATATCAGTTTTCGAAAAGAGATTGCTGCCACCCAGAATTTGTGAAAATAAAAGTTACTCCGGAAGATTTTATCGTTGAAGAGGTAATTGAACTGCCTGTTACTCATTCAGGTCCGTATACCCTTTTAAAATTGCAAAAACGCTACTGGAATACCCTGGATGTTATTAATTTTGTGGCGCGTAAATTTTCAGTTCCGAGGGAAAAGTTTTCTCGCGCGGGATTGAAAGATCGATATGCATTATCAACCCAGTATTTAACATTTCAGGGTGAATTTAAAGAACATGTGGAGGAGAAGAATTTTACATTGACTCCGATCGGCAAGGTCTCAAAACCGATACTCCCGGGTGATCTAAAGGGTAATAGATTCTTCATAATTATGCGCGACCTCAAAGAAGATGAGATAGCAAGAATCCAAAAAAACTACTCCGAAATTTGTGCATTTGGATTTCCCAATTATTTTGATGAACAGCGATTTGGTTCAGCCCGCCATCGTAAGGGATTCTTTGCTAAATTTTTAATGCAGGGTCATTACGAGGGTGCATTGAAATCATTGCTCTGTTATCCTCATAAAGAAGATGGTAGAAAATTGAAGATTTTCAAAAGGTATTGTGCTGAACACTGGGGTGATTGGTCCGGTGCCCTGCCATATGCCCCTTTTGAATTTAGAAAGATATTACTTTTTCTTAAAGATAATCCTCGGGATTACAAAAAGGCGATAAAAAAGATTGATCGGGAGATGCTCAATCTTTATCTCCTTGCCTATCAGTCATTTTTGTTTAATGAGGTGTTATATTATGTAGTAAAAAAATTCGGGATAGATACCACCGAGGTTCCATATTCAATGGGCAGATATTTATTTTACCGGGGTCTTACCGATAAAAAACTGGTGAGTGATTTAAAAATTCCGCTCCTCAATGATAAGACCCGATGTCCGGGATGGCTGGCTGAGATAATGGTAGAGGTTTTAAAAAAAGAAGGGATTGAACCAAGGGATTTCAAATTAAATAAACTGCGTTTCCGGGGGGTGCGGTTCAAAAGTTTTTTAAGACCGGCAATCATTTTTCCGCAAGATTTTTCTATTGCCCTTCCAGAACCCGATGAGAGATATCAAAACAAGAAGAAGTTGTGTATTAATTTTTTTTTGCCACCTGGTGCATATGCCACAATATTGGTAAAACGGCTCTTATTGTAATTATCCGGTATTACACTAACCCATAACCGCAATCTTCCAGATTCTACATTTAGGAGAAACTCGGTTGGCTTTTTTGCAAAAATGTTAGGTATAGATCTTAGTCTTGCACTTTTGAATTGCGTGAACAATTATCCTGATCCTCTCCATATTTTTATATCTTATGAAGGAACGATAAAACTCATGGGCAAGATTTGTAAGGGTAATCAATGATTTAGCGTTGGTATTTTTGTGAGACAAGGCTTTAGCCTTGCATAAATAAAAAATGCCAACCCGAGGTGGTCGTCCAGTAATCAATAAAATGGTAGGCGCTGGCTTTAGCCTGCGGATAAATGTTTTTAAATCCCAGGCTTTCGCACCCTGAAGGGGACGGCTACATCTAATAATCAAGCGCATAAAAATAATTTGACAAAAAGTCGAGAGGACTGAGACAATCATCATATTGACATGTTTATAAATCTGTATAAACTGATGATTAGAACAGGAATTTTACATGCGGTGTTTATCAATTTCACTGTCAGTGACTGCCAGAAACCAAAAAGGTTTTGCAAAAAGGAGGTAGGATGTCTCCCATATATTTTTTTGTATTAAATTTTCTGATCACCCAGGAGATGATTGTCCGGGTCTATGTTCCCACCTGGCAGGAACTCCAGAAAATACCCGGTAAACCATTGGAGATTGCCGCAGGAAGATATGGAGAATGGTATGATTTAGTGGTAGACAGGGAGGGACTGGACCGTGTTATTGCCTCGGGCCTGCCCTACGAAGTTACGATTTACAGCCTGGAACTGGAAAAAGAAAAGGTTCGGGGTAATTATTTAAATTATACCCAGATTGTGGATTCGCTCCGGCGGTTGGTTCAGAATTATCCCACACTCTGTAAAATGGATTCACTGCCTCTGCGCACCTATGAAGGAAGATGGATATACGGGGTGAAGATATCCGATAATGTTCATCTTGACGAATTTGAACCCAATTTTGAGATTGATGGATGCATCCATTCAAGAGAATGGGCAACGCCCCAGGCAGTTTTATTCTTTGCCGATTCCATGCTTCGTTCGTATAATATTGTTCCGGAGATAACGGAGATAATAAATACCACCCAAATTTACTGTATCCCGGTTTTGAATGTAGATGGTTATGTCTACGATTGGCAATACTATCAGGGAGGTTGGCGCAAAAATCGCGAACCTTTTGGAGGTGCAATCGGTACTGATTGTAACCGGAATTATTCGGGTGCCTGTAATGGTGATGTGGACGGCTACTGGGGTGCTGCGGATGAAGGACAGGTTTCGCATTATCCTTCAGATCAGACCTTTTGTGGTGCTTATGGATTTTCTGGAGACGAGGTCCGTGCCCATGCGATGTATATCCGGCAACACAACATCACCACCGGTTTTTCTTTGCACAGTTATGGGGAGCAGGTGATGTGGCCCTGGGGCTATAAGCCTGGAGGTACACCAGATTCCATGCTCTATGTGGCAAAAGGGAATTATATGGCGAGTATGATGCAGCGGGTAGGCGGAGGGACTTATACACCCGGTCAATCGTATAATAATCCTTATCCGACCTGCGGAAATACCCGGGACTGGGTATATGGTTATAATCACTATGTCAATGGTCTATCCGCACTCTTCTACGGTGCGGAGATTGGCACTGCCTTTTACGAACCGGTGCAGAATCTGGACTTTATTTCCCGCCAGGTATTCAAAGCCGCCAAATATCTTGCCCGATTTGCCGATTCTTTGATTCTCGTTGCCGAAGGTTGTGTGCCACCTCCGCACATCAATCCACTGGATACCGTGCCTCCCAATTTCACGATCGTCTGGCGTCCCCGGAACGCCTATGATAATCACCCGACAAGGTGGGAACTCGTCCGCTTATCCAATCCCAGTATCAAGACTGATAGCCTGGAATCCGGAACCAGCCGCTGGCTTTTGCAGGGTTATACTCTTTCTACTGCCCAGTCACATTCTCCGACCCGGAGTTTGTGGTCGGGCAACAGCGCGAATATGAACAGTGCGGCAATGACAATTCATCCTTATCTTGTTCAACCCGGTGATTCGTTTACCTTCTGGTGTTATTATAATCTTGAAGATAATTACGATGTCACGGTCGTGGAAGTTTCAGAAAATACCAAAGAGTGGTTCAATCTGGATACGATGCGCTTCACCGGTACCCAGACTTCCTGGGTGCGCAAGGCATATTCCCTTGCCTCCTGGGTTGGTAAATCGGTTTATTTCCGGTTCCGAACGATGTATGATGGCTCGGTCCAGAATGGTGGTTTCTATGTTGATGACATCCACCCGGTCTGTTTTTTCAACGAAGCCGTAGTAATTTCCAATAATATCACTGATACGACATATACTTTTTCTAATCATCCAATTGGTGAATACTACTACTATGTGCGCGGGTATAATAATACCTGGGGTTGGGGCGATTATTCGTGTCTGGAGAAACTCTTGGTGAGCAATGTTGGGGTAAAACAACAAACCGCGTCCACAATTCCCCGTGAACCTGTTTTTTCACTGGCTCCCAATCCCTTCCGGAAAAATTGCCTGATTAAACTTCAACTACCGACTACCGGTTATCAGGATGTGCTACAATCCGAAAAAGACATTCACACAATGTATGTTACACTCCGGATATACGATATCACCGGAAGGATTGTGAGAGATTTATCGCGCGCTGCACAAAACGATTATTCGCTAACCGTGCGCTGGGATGCGACCGATGAGGCTGGCCGCCAATTACCTGCAGGTGTTTATTACATCAACTGGGATGCGGGTCGATTTAAGGGTGGGAAAAAAGTGCTTTTTCTCCGCTGATTGAATAAATAAATAAATAAAACAATTTTCTCCAAACAATTGACTCGGTAAACATTTTCGAGTATAATTATACACCATGGCGGCGGTCATAGTTCGGGATTTATACAAAAGTTTTGGTAAAATCCAGGCCGTGGCGGGTATCTCTTTTGAAATCAAAGAAGGTGAGATATTCGGCTTGATCGGTCCCAATGGTGCTGGTAAGACCACGACATTGCGTATCATTGCCACCCTTTTAAAACCAACGGCGGGAAAAGTAGAAATCTTTGGTTTGGATGGAGTAAAAGAAGATGCCAAGGTAAGGGAATTGATAAGTTATCTGCCCGAAGAGGCTGGCGCATATAAAAACCTTCGGGGTATTGATTATCTAAAATTCATGGCTGGATTTTATGCCCGGGATGAACAAGAGAAAAGTGCAATGGTGCAAAGGGCAATTGCTATTGCCGGGCTCGGGGAACGCCTCAATGATCGCATCCGGACCTATAGCAAGGGCATGGTGCGTAAACTCCTCCTTGCCCGGGCATTGATGCATAATCCGAAACTCCTCATTCTGGATGAGCCTACCTCGGGGTTAGATGTAGTAAACTCGCTGGAAGTTCGCAATCTGATTATTGAATATGCTCGGGGCGGTGCTACGGTCATTGTTTCTTCCCATAATATGCTGGAGGTGGAATATCTCTCAGAACAGGTGGCTTTCATTCATCAGGGGAAAATAATTGAGACCGGGAACCCAAAAGAACTCTGTCAAAAATATCAGGCTGAGAATCTGGAACAGGTATTTGTTAAAAGCATCAAAAAATAGCCATGGCAAAATTTTTCAATATTTTACAAAAAGAAATAAAAGATCTGCTCACCCTGCGCATGCTCCTGCCCTTTTTTATCTCTATATTCATCCTCTTTTTTATGGGGCAGGTGATGCAGCAGACAGTGGAGAAGGCACGGGAACCTTTTGCGATCGGGGTTGTGAATCAGGATAATACCCCGCTCGCTACCTCACTTATTGAGGGTTTAAAGCGTGCCGGGAATACGGTGATCGTGCTGGAAGCAATTGAGGAATTAAAGGCCATCCAGCAGGCAAGGGAACACAAACTCTCTATGGTCTTAATAATCCCGGTAGGCTATGAGGCAAATTTAAAGAATAAAAAACCCGCTGAGATCAAACTTTATTCAATAATCACTTCTTTAAGCATTGCGAGCACTGCCCAGCGGGCAAATATCAAGAACTTTTTAAGGACCATGAATCAGCAGGTGTCCGAATCCTTTTTGCGGGAATGGGCACCGGAGGTAGACCTGGAGACGGTGCGCGAGCCGATAAAGGCAAAAGAGTTTGTGGTATTAAAGGATATCATCCAGCCCGGGAATGCTGCGCTTATTATTGCATATATCTCGACCCAAACCACGATTGTGCCCGTAGCCCTTTTGATGCTGATCATCGTCACCGGCACGATGATTGCCTCATCCATAGCCCAGGAAAAAGAGAATAAAACCCTTGAGACGCTTTTGACTGTGCCCGTCTCTCGCTTCACCTTGATCAGTGCCAAGATGCTCGCCGCAGTGATTCTTGCAGTCTGTTTTGCACTATTCTTTGTTATTGCCATGGGTAGTTTTATGGCTTCATTTGGCGCAATAGAAAGCCGTCCCGGGTTTGATATGCCTGCGCAAACTCCGATGCTCAATCTGGGGCTGGATAGCGGGAGTAAAGTTTTGTTGATTGTCAGCATCTTCTTGGCGCTCGCCAATGCCCTGGCGCTGGCGACCCTCTTAGCACTTTTTGCCCAGGATGTCAAGGATGCCCAGAATACGATAATGCCACTTACGATTTTGATTATCATCCCTTATTTCTTTTCGCTCGTCTTTGATCCCCAGTTGATGACTTTGGGAATGAAGATATTTATCTTTCTCATTCCTTTCTCCCATACCTTCTTCGCCTTCAAATTTCTCTTACTCGGGCAGAAATCTTATGTCCTTCTCGGCAACCTCTATCTCTTTATTGCCGCGGTTTTCCTGCTTTTTATCACTACAAAAGTCTTCGCTTCCGAAAAAATTCTTACCATGAAATTCAGTTTCGGAAAAATAGGGAGGTAAAAATGAAGGTTCTGCTCCTTGGTTGTGGTATGCAGGGCCGGATTGTTGCCGAAGATTTAAGCCGTGATTGGGAAGTAACCGTGTTGGATATTGATAAGGATAATCTAAATAAATTAAAAAATCCACATATTAAAAAAATCCAGTTGGATATTAACGATAGAAAAAGATTATTGCGATTGATGAGTCTTTATGATCTAATAATCGGTGCTTTACCTGCCCGGTTTGGGTTTTATACCATGGAGTGTGCAATTGAAAGTGGCGTGGACCTTGTTGATATGTCTTACTCTTCTGACGATCCTTTTCTCCTCGATGAGGAGGCGAAAAAAGCAGGCATAAAGATCGTCCCCGACGCTGGTTATGCCCCGGGTTTAAGCAATATCCTGGTGGGCGAAGCAGTTGTGGAGATGGAAAAAGTTGACGGTCTCAAGATAATGGTTGGCGGCATTCCCCAGAAACCCTTGCCACCGTTCAATTATCGCATCACCTGGTCGCCGGAAGATTTGATTGAAGAATATACCCGACCTGCCAGGATTTATAAAAACTATAAAGTGGTGACTGTTTCGGCACTGAGTGGAATAGAAGAATTTTATCTTCCCAAGGTGGGCAAACTTGAGGCTTTTTATACCGATGGTTTGCGGACCCTTTTGCGGACGATGGCGAAAGTGAGAAACATGGAAGAAAAAACGATACGCTATCCTGGGCATGCAATGCTCTTTAAAAATTTGATTGAAGCTGGCTTCTTTTCTCAGAATAAAGTAAAAATAAACGGCCAGGAAATCACCTGCTATGATTTTACCCTCAATTATCTGAGGGAGCAGTTGACACAGGGTAAAGAAGATGATATTACAATTCTCATCATTGAAGTTAAAGGAAAAAAGCGAAAGAAGAGGTACTGTATAATAGATTGCTACGATCGGAGAAATCGTATTACTTCAATGGCGCGGATGACCGGTTATACCTGCGCCCTTATCGCTCGCTGCATGAAAGATTATTCGGGATATGGGATTATTCCGCCGGAATATCTGGGTATGAAACCGTCATTTGCTAATTTCATTAAAAAAGAGTTACGCAGACGACGGGTGCGAGGATTGTGATTTAAAATTTGCCGAATTTGAAAGTCAGATGCCCGCTCACCCCGCTCAAGCCGCGGTCGCTTATGCCACTTAATTCCGTGCCATAGATATAACGATAGGAAAAACCCGTATCAATTCTAAATACCTTTGTTACATTCAGGGTCAATTCAATAGCCGGTTCCAGGACGAAGAAATAATCTTCATACCAGGGGTCTTCATAACCGGGAAGTCGATACTGGACTGAGCCTCCACCGATCAGGGTATGGGTTCCAAAATGGACCAATCTTTTGGGGTTAAAGATTATTTCGATAATGATCCCACCGTAGACAAAATCCATATTGAAGCGCCGGATGGGATAATAGTGGGTATTCACCTCCATCTTATTGACCATTCCGTATAATCCACCGCCCAGACCGAAGAACCGATTGAAGGTCACCCCACCCCGTGCACCCATCAACATTGCATACTCACCATTTAATTCCGTGAACTTCAAAACCAATCCACCGAACCCACCTTTATCCACCGGTCCTTTGATCAAGACCTCATCCTGTTTTTCGCGAGCTACGGGTTCGATTCCCAGAACCCGATTAGTAACAGTCAACAATAGGGCAATTAGAATAATTTTTTTCATTTTAACTCCTTGCTATATCATTTAAAAGGCAAAAAATATGCCTGAAAAAATGCTTGAAATTTTTGAGAGATTAGAATCTGGGTGATGCAAAATTGTTCTTTGAAGCACAATAATTGTGCTAATTCCCGATGGTTTCTTTTGGAGCGAGTCGTTTCCGGATATACTCTGCCCTTCTTAAATCCCTTTCTGACTCCTCAAGGATTTCGCCGTAATAAAGTTGGATATTCCCGGGACGG
This genomic window from candidate division WOR-3 bacterium contains:
- a CDS encoding ABC transporter permease, with translation MAKFFNILQKEIKDLLTLRMLLPFFISIFILFFMGQVMQQTVEKAREPFAIGVVNQDNTPLATSLIEGLKRAGNTVIVLEAIEELKAIQQAREHKLSMVLIIPVGYEANLKNKKPAEIKLYSIITSLSIASTAQRANIKNFLRTMNQQVSESFLREWAPEVDLETVREPIKAKEFVVLKDIIQPGNAALIIAYISTQTTIVPVALLMLIIVTGTMIASSIAQEKENKTLETLLTVPVSRFTLISAKMLAAVILAVCFALFFVIAMGSFMASFGAIESRPGFDMPAQTPMLNLGLDSGSKVLLIVSIFLALANALALATLLALFAQDVKDAQNTIMPLTILIIIPYFFSLVFDPQLMTLGMKIFIFLIPFSHTFFAFKFLLLGQKSYVLLGNLYLFIAAVFLLFITTKVFASEKILTMKFSFGKIGR
- the truD gene encoding tRNA pseudouridine(13) synthase TruD; amino-acid sequence: MKIKVTPEDFIVEEVIELPVTHSGPYTLLKLQKRYWNTLDVINFVARKFSVPREKFSRAGLKDRYALSTQYLTFQGEFKEHVEEKNFTLTPIGKVSKPILPGDLKGNRFFIIMRDLKEDEIARIQKNYSEICAFGFPNYFDEQRFGSARHRKGFFAKFLMQGHYEGALKSLLCYPHKEDGRKLKIFKRYCAEHWGDWSGALPYAPFEFRKILLFLKDNPRDYKKAIKKIDREMLNLYLLAYQSFLFNEVLYYVVKKFGIDTTEVPYSMGRYLFYRGLTDKKLVSDLKIPLLNDKTRCPGWLAEIMVEVLKKEGIEPRDFKLNKLRFRGVRFKSFLRPAIIFPQDFSIALPEPDERYQNKKKLCINFFLPPGAYATILVKRLLL
- a CDS encoding saccharopine dehydrogenase C-terminal domain-containing protein, with the protein product MKVLLLGCGMQGRIVAEDLSRDWEVTVLDIDKDNLNKLKNPHIKKIQLDINDRKRLLRLMSLYDLIIGALPARFGFYTMECAIESGVDLVDMSYSSDDPFLLDEEAKKAGIKIVPDAGYAPGLSNILVGEAVVEMEKVDGLKIMVGGIPQKPLPPFNYRITWSPEDLIEEYTRPARIYKNYKVVTVSALSGIEEFYLPKVGKLEAFYTDGLRTLLRTMAKVRNMEEKTIRYPGHAMLFKNLIEAGFFSQNKVKINGQEITCYDFTLNYLREQLTQGKEDDITILIIEVKGKKRKKRYCIIDCYDRRNRITSMARMTGYTCALIARCMKDYSGYGIIPPEYLGMKPSFANFIKKELRRRRVRGL
- a CDS encoding ABC transporter ATP-binding protein, yielding MAAVIVRDLYKSFGKIQAVAGISFEIKEGEIFGLIGPNGAGKTTTLRIIATLLKPTAGKVEIFGLDGVKEDAKVRELISYLPEEAGAYKNLRGIDYLKFMAGFYARDEQEKSAMVQRAIAIAGLGERLNDRIRTYSKGMVRKLLLARALMHNPKLLILDEPTSGLDVVNSLEVRNLIIEYARGGATVIVSSHNMLEVEYLSEQVAFIHQGKIIETGNPKELCQKYQAENLEQVFVKSIKK
- a CDS encoding M14 family zinc carboxypeptidase — encoded protein: MSPIYFFVLNFLITQEMIVRVYVPTWQELQKIPGKPLEIAAGRYGEWYDLVVDREGLDRVIASGLPYEVTIYSLELEKEKVRGNYLNYTQIVDSLRRLVQNYPTLCKMDSLPLRTYEGRWIYGVKISDNVHLDEFEPNFEIDGCIHSREWATPQAVLFFADSMLRSYNIVPEITEIINTTQIYCIPVLNVDGYVYDWQYYQGGWRKNREPFGGAIGTDCNRNYSGACNGDVDGYWGAADEGQVSHYPSDQTFCGAYGFSGDEVRAHAMYIRQHNITTGFSLHSYGEQVMWPWGYKPGGTPDSMLYVAKGNYMASMMQRVGGGTYTPGQSYNNPYPTCGNTRDWVYGYNHYVNGLSALFYGAEIGTAFYEPVQNLDFISRQVFKAAKYLARFADSLILVAEGCVPPPHINPLDTVPPNFTIVWRPRNAYDNHPTRWELVRLSNPSIKTDSLESGTSRWLLQGYTLSTAQSHSPTRSLWSGNSANMNSAAMTIHPYLVQPGDSFTFWCYYNLEDNYDVTVVEVSENTKEWFNLDTMRFTGTQTSWVRKAYSLASWVGKSVYFRFRTMYDGSVQNGGFYVDDIHPVCFFNEAVVISNNITDTTYTFSNHPIGEYYYYVRGYNNTWGWGDYSCLEKLLVSNVGVKQQTASTIPREPVFSLAPNPFRKNCLIKLQLPTTGYQDVLQSEKDIHTMYVTLRIYDITGRIVRDLSRAAQNDYSLTVRWDATDEAGRQLPAGVYYINWDAGRFKGGKKVLFLR